ggctggcgcactggaacgtggatgccctcgttagggcataccgatctctattcgcccctgcccgtggggagtgaggcacacccctcatgggcactggctcagggcgcctctctggcagacatctgcagagctgcgggttgggctatgcccaacaactccgtgaggttctaatacctacgcgcggaaccagtgtcagcccgcatcctggcaaggtgtgggaccggcagccggtagggcgtacgcctgcggaagcccttccccctccgggggagcagtggcgatcctgCCTCAATTCTTTCCCcttgggtaaagaacaggcattccatccatcactaagcacccttccaggggacaggctgggcagagcagccctgcccccttaggccggggaacagttgagttatctcccacatagctctaaccggacctagtgctccagacgtggtaaccccccctccgtgggctgttccgtctgatgtatcctcatgaatggttcccaccttggcaacccatgacctcccgaggtggactcccaccttgcggttaacttctgcagtccgcacattcctcccatgagttctcccctgatggtgagaccatgtggtgtctccactattcctccctatggtaggcagtggcctctgcagcgtttttcccccaggggggaataatgcttacccagtggcccgtacggtgctgggcggcttctcgccatttagagaactaggcctccgcccgtgacggccggtgacaggggcttcccaactttgtgtaaagctctgggtcccccttcctctccactggagggtcataatttcgcgttagcgtgttcgtctgactcgccccgGCCAGTAAACGTCACTCCGCAGAGATTGtaacgcggctcagtgctgtggcgttttccataggaaccccattctgtcggttcgacacaacgtcgagagaccgacagaaagggaacgtcttggttacagatgtaacctcggttccctgatggagggaacgagacgttgtgtccctcatgccacaacactggccgcccaccccagtggtcgggggaggatgctttaggctcctcagaccaaaggtgaatgaatgagcacgccggcttccctcttatacccggacatccggggaggagcccggcatgcaaatttcattcgccaattttcattggccttttctaaatactcagaagatgataggttctcaagacaaaccccattctgtcggttcgacacaacgtctcgttccctccatcagggaaccgaggttacatccgtaaccaagacgatttgtTTATATGCATGACCCATCGCGGCTCAGATCATGCGGCTCAGATCGGTAAAATATATAGTTCCGAGCagtctagaccagtggttctcaaacttttttgttgtaaggccccctttgtgtagagtgcatttgCTTTGCCCCCCCCCATTAAagacttaaaattttaattaaaccaagaaaatattcagttaaacaatgctaaaacatcaattcttttggttggtggcgttgtttttctgatgtttgattgcacaaaatttatgataaatatggcccccctggaaccatcttggggcccccagtttgagaaccactggtctagacaACACTAAAACACCAACCACAAATTGATTGAGCAAGTAAATAAATCCCTTTCTGCCATCCAGTAACTTGTTGCTGTTTTCGCTTCACAAGACACTTTCTTGCGGCTTTCGGTTTGCTAAATGTAAACTGTTATCGTTCACTGCCATGTTTGACTCAAATGTACTATGAGAATTCATTATCCTTTATGCTTTCTCCATGCAGATGGATACACCACAGATGATATTGTGTTCTTCTGGCAAGGAGGGGACAGCGCTGTGACTGGTGTGGACAAACTAGAATTGCCTCAGTTCTCCATTGTGGAGCTACGCCTTGTGTCCAGAGAAGTGAGGTTCACAACAGGTATGAACGAATCACCTCAAACTTCAAATGGTCCAATTATGGAATATgtagcataaataaataaaaacatacatttttgcatttgattATGACTTTCATCCAAAATTAGTTGAAGTGCCTGTTCCCTGGGACACCGCCAGCACAGGATTTCGGCTGCGTCCTCCTGATGTCGCTTTTCCAGGGATGCATGTGGGAATATGTGTTTGGTCCATCATGTGTCTATGTGCATCGAGGATCATGTTAAAATACGTGCCTCCTGCTGACGTGCCGAtcgggtttatgataaaagagatgatattttatcataaacccGTGTTTGCTAGATGGTCGCTTAGTTTCATAGGTTCGCATGATGCACCGAACACATATTTTGCATTCCTGCATCCCCGGAAAAGCAACCTCAGGAGGATGCAGCCGAAATCCTGTACAGGCCGGTGTCCCCGGGAACAGACACGTCTGGTCACCTTAAATCTAAAATAACTCGTTGTGTTCAGCACATAGCATTAGCATTGCTAGCGCTATGTCCTATAAGCTTCCCcaattttgaaatgaattcaTTAATCTtatcatttgtaaaaataaaaggagcTACACAACGACAATAATACCTATTAAATTTGTGAGGaataagtttaaaaaaaagtgatgtACCATTTtaacaaattagaaatgttcGAAAGTACAGTAGCTTGTTACTGGAAAGCACAGCTCAACTGAAAAAAGTACTGAAGACTTTTAGTTTAGTTACTCCCCATGACCGACACTAAATTAATGGCCCAGGATAAGCTTCACTGGCAGCAGTGCAGTGCATTGCAAGAGATCTACTGAAGATTTAAGGTTATCGCCATGCGCTGTTCAActtaaattaatttagaaaatGCAGCTTTCATTTTAAGTGCTCTTGCCCTTGTGTGCACTTGTTTATTCAGATTCATGGGAACGCAACCCAACAAgcgtgaataaaaaaatgtgcggGGGGTATATTGATTCATCAACTTTACAGGAAGCGAGCTGTGACTGGGTCATATCACGTCGCATGCCGCTCGTAGTCAATTGCTATTTAAATTACAGTCTGATCGCTTTCGCAAAGTTACCTCCCTCTCTCTTTGATAAAATTGCAGCCGAAAGGCTCCTGGTGGAATTTGTTCTGCATCCTTAGCTGAAAACAGTTCACTTAAGCCCAAGTGCAGAGAGATGAGAACCGCAGGGAATAGACAAGACTATTTCTTTTGCGTTAATAAATATCCATTGCAGCAATTTGAATAATCAGTACATTGAATGAGTAAATTAATCTTGCCACACCTGACAATGAGCTGCGTAGACTTTGAACAGACACGTGCAGACTAATCTTAAACCGGCAATTCGAAACACGCTGCTGTTTTCTTGTACAGTAAACCAGACTCCACATATTAACACGGCATGCTCTTTagttacatttttcttaaattccCTGTATTAAAAAGCTAAACGGAAAATAAAATAGACACTGCAGGCTTTTGTGACAACTCTCAGAGGGCCATGGATGCTGTCTGCTGAGAGAGGGGTTTCAGAAAAATCTGCCATGTTTGCGACTTTCTGCCATGTTTAATTGGAATGGAACTAGTCCCTGGGAAGGAATCCATTGCTTTGGGGAAATTAAACGCTCCATCTGAACAAATGGGGAAATGACTATCCATTGTCAAAGTGCAGACTTTGACAATTGCAAATTGTAGATCTATTTTTCCTGCGCTTGCTCTTTTGCGTTTCCACTTACCTGTTGacatcttttttgttctgcttgtGCCGTGtgtccccctctctccaggttCGTACCCTCGGCTGTCGCTGAGTTTCCGCATTAAGAGAAACATCGGCTACTTCATCTTGCAGACCTACATGCCCTCCATCCTGATCACAATCTTGTCCTGGGTCTCCTTCTGGATCAACTACGATGCCTCTGCTGCTCGTGTGGCCCTGGGTGAGGTTTTGTTCAAGAGCATCTTGGATTTCCCCACTATAAAGATCATATCAATAGTCTTGAACGTCTTCCTTGAAACTTCCTTGTACATCGCAACCATGattaaaactgttttgttttatggatggtaaaatacttttttctatCTCAGCTTAAattttgacatttgcatggaattgcccaattTGTTGATAGGTTGAAAATGTATCAACGCTGTAGCTCTGTTGtgctacaaaacatggctttaCAGCGACATGGCAACATTAGCTCCCGTCTGTTTGCCCAAGCAATGGTCAACATATCCCAATACACTGAACTAGAAAACCTTGAAGCTACAATGCTACGTGCAGGTCAACCATTTTACGGCAGACATTATCGGCATACAACGGTAATGTTGAGAGGTGCATTAAAGCCCTCCATGCTGGGAAATCCAGCTTCATTGTGTTTGGATCATATTAGCTGTTTTTGAGCTGGTCCAATCTGTTCATTGGCTGGTTAACCAGCCGCCATGTTCCAAAAACAACTTGAATACCTTAAGCTGGTGTTACAAGCTGATTTGTTTCCGGCCCAATATGTCTCACCAGCTTGGATGTCATTTTATGCATATGACTAATACACAACTTGGCTTCCTTGCAGGTGTAACTACGGTGCTCACTATGACAACCATCAACACCCACCTGAGGGAGACCCTCCCAAAGATTCCCTATGTGAAAGCCATCGATGTCTACCTCATGGGCTGCTTTGTCTTTGTGTTCCTGGCCCTGCTCGAATATGCCTTCGTAAACTACGTGTTCTTTGGACGGGGACCCCAGCAGCAGAAAAAGATGAACGAGAGGCTGAACAAAGCCAACAACGAACGCCCCCGCTACGAGGAGAAGCGTCTGAGAGAACAGGTTCGAGTCTGTGATTCGCAAGCCATTTGCGCATTTAGTTGTCGTGTCAACCAAAGGCTAATTTAATAGAATTTAATAAGCGATTTCAATATTCATGCATGCATCTATGTAAGCAGAACAACTTCACTCATCAAAGTAACTCTTGCATGAATGAATCGCTTCACATCACCGCTAAAAACGAACATTCGATAGTCCATTAACCATCCTAATCGGTGACGTATTTCATTTGATTGAAGCTACGTTTCATTATTATGAGAGGTTCATCTTGCTCAGAACGTTACAAATTACATTGTCATTATACTGTCAGATTCAAGTCTTTTTTTTCCCTCAGGGTCTTTAAACATAAGTACAGTAGTGTCCCAAgacattactttttttttaaaagagctGATTTATTTTCTTCCTCCAAAAAGTGTGTctttacatgtttttacatttgacaGTTGTGTGGACAAAGctcaatataaaaaacaatacagtCATGTGAGAAAATCAAATTATGACATTTTTGTATTGACCCtcttatttatgcatttttatattattagatAAATAATATTGCTTGATTGTGAGAGTCTATGGTCGTTTTAATGTTGTCTTCATTTCTTCTTCATTTCTTCAAGGACTCGCTGTCAGTGCCGTTTCAAAGCAACACCCTCAGGTCATATACACAGCGAAGAAATCTGTATCTCGAGGAACAAAGAAAAGTCGGGGTACATGCATTAACAAATCACATGAGTTGAACGAGTGAAGAATGCCAAGCTTTTTCAATTCTCTAAAGTAACATTTGTTGTAACTGTGACTTCACATCATCATTCCATCTGCACGAAAGATTGAAAGGAAGTAAAAACAGTTTACGACCGCCCACTTTCTGTGCCCACCCCTGACCGCACCTCTCTTTATTTTCTGTTCTCAAGGTGGATGCTTACGGCAACATTCTTCTCACCACTTTGGAGATGAACAACGAGGTGATGCCGTCCGACGTCGGAAGCAGTGTCAGCGACTCGCGGAATTCCGTCATGTCCTTCGACAGCTCCGGGGTGCAGTTCCGCAAGCCCATGGCTTCGCGGGATGGGTTCAGCCACCACTCGTTGGACCGCAGCGCCATGCGCAGTCGTGCCAACTGCCGGCTAAGGAGGCGGTCGTCCAAGCTGAAGCTCAAAATCCCCAACTTGACGGATGTTAGCACCATTGACAAGTGGTCCCGGATCATTTTTCCTATCACTTTTGGATTCTTCAACCTTATCTACTGGTTGTATTATGTGAATTGATATGCGTTCCCCCAGGAAACATGGGCCATATTTTGAGAGCACATTGAATTGGCTTTGATACAATTGGAAAATATGTGTACACATATATGAAAAGTTGATACATATGTATATGCATAtttctatatattatatttctatATACACATGCGTGTGTAAAATCTAAAGGACTTTTctgctgtaaaaaaaagtattatatAGAATGACTTGAATGTTTAAGAATAATACGAGAGAAACATTTCAAGTTTTGAATTTCTTTTCCTTCTGAAACAAACcacaaataaacatacaaacaaatgtCAACTCCCCATTCGAGGGTACGGAACAAAAGACTGCATGATATTTTTGCTAAAAGAAAAGATTGTGAGATAAAAAGGACACAACCGAACGACTCATCGGCTTTTTATCGATACTGTAATCAGCCTTTCCCGCAGCTCATGAAATCAGAAGTGGCTTTTTGGGGCGTCAACCAAGCAGATCCCGAGGCCCGACCCACTACTTTTCCCTCCCCCTGGAATAGACTCACGGAAATGTCCGTTTCGACACTGTACAGCAACCTCTTTTGGGATTATGTGTCATTCCTTGATTTTGCAAGTGATAGGCGTTCTCTCTTTACTGGACCTCAGCTCTGGTCTATGGTTTACACTGGACGGCTATCTTGAGTTTAACCAATGCACCCTACCCAGAGTCAGTACGATTTGATTTTCTCTCTTCCCTCTTTTGGCAATTCTCTTTTCTTTCCAGTTTGGTCTAAAGGTTTAACTGTGTTTTTGGAGGGCGTCACCTTAACATGTTCTAGAGGTAGTTCATCAGTAATTAAATAAGCCACTGGTATGCTTCATTCATCTTGAATTTAAGAAAACGATGAAAAAAATGAGagtgcattcattcattcattcaatcattCAGTAGCCTTATTGACATGGTCAGGTGGTGTTCTTGTTCTTTCTTTACTCTTGTTCCTAGTGCATTTCCTCTGTTCTCTTGATACAGTTCATCTTGTAGAGCTTTGTGTTGTTGGGAGTGGAAGGGAAACCCTTAGTGAGCTGTAATGTTTCTTCAGAACTTGGATTTGAAGTTAGTCCAACAACTAtgtgaaaatgtacaaaataaggaaagaaaagaaaagattaTTGTGTATTAAACAGGGGATGTGACCACGGTTTTTATCTGTTTCATGTTTAAGTCGATCGATCCGACCATAGTGTGACCTGATATTGTATATATTCAGTCATCGTAGTGATTCATCCTGAGAACGGTACACACCGACGTTTTAAGTTTCTCTAAAATGTGCCTGTCTGAAACCTGAAGGATGTGTCCTCAGTTCATCAATCAGTGAAAGAGGGTCAAATGGCCCTTGATCtatgaactttcactttaagcaCTGCAGACCCACCCACAGCGCTGATGTTTTGCATCTTGGGATTGAATCTGGGAGATGAATTACATCGGTATAATCAGGAAAAAAGCTTCTGAGTTTTTTCGGGGCAAAATGACATGTACTATAAAAGCCATGAACTGAAGTGACAACCAAAAAGGCCTATAATCCATTTCTCGTTTTACCATTTACCTCAGATTAACCCAACACCACTTTTCCGGGGTTCGCCTCATTATGATTTACCTCAACATTTTCTGGAGGGGGGTCCTTCACCACTGTCACTGAGGTCATCAGATCTCAATCTTTACACATACAGCCTCCCATGTCAAAATCCACTTTCATCCATTCATCTTCGGTCCATTTCATCAACCTCGATCACAGAGTCTCTAGACGTCTCAATGCTCAGAGTAGGTGAGCTGAGTAGAAGGGAACGGTTGAGGGATGCTTTTCACGGCGATGTTGGATCAGTTTTTCAGAATTGCTTGAAAACTGAGCAAGGAGACATTTAGAAAGCAGGTCCAGTGATGACCTGGGAACACGAGAGCCTTGGACTATATTGAGTTGGATATTACTGGGAGGACATTCTGAGCAGGTCTCAGACCTCAGAGCTCAAGATAGCCCATGGGCTCTCGCATTGTACCACACTAGACCTCTCAACGGTGGGAAAAGGGAGGGCAACAAAAAGACCAGTCACCAAACCACAGATCAGTCACTCATACCATGAAGGAAGAATGGAATTGATATCAAAGGCTGTACCTCACAGTACTAGCAAGGTCCTACGTTACTTGTCAGCAGATGACCACAGAAGCATATTTGAGGGATTTTcacttattgtgttttatttattattgtgagCATGACCATAACACCTGTGCAAGGGAGTCGGTACTCTCAAGTGCAAATAGGGAAATGCACAGATATTAAGTGTAGCAATTAAGTTAAGCGCAAATCTGCACTAAATGAGGCTGGAGGTCAGAGTGCTTCTCATGAGCATTTGCTTGAGGTATTATGAGTGTTACGGGGGTGCCTTGGCCGGTTACAACTCCCAGTAGGCATTGAAGATGCTGCAATGCTTTGCCAAGGAAAGTTCAAAGGCAAACATTAGGTTTAGCCAAGGTAGAAGAATTAAGTACCTTTGGGATAAGATAACCCATGCGGTTTAGAAATGAATTTATATTAAGACCTGTTAAGATCCAATTTTAGTCCACGTCCACTAGTGCAGTATTTTAGATTAGTTTAGTGAAATAACACGACAATGCCCATCATCCATCAGTTGGTTAGCGACAAACCTTGGATACATGCAGTGAACAGAAAGAGTTTGCATCGCCTTTGACAGAAGGGGACATTGGAGTAGGCATAACTTCTAGgtggcatttgttttattaagcgCCAGCTACTATTAACTGATAAGACTGCACAATATGACAATTTAAaggatatttatatatttttctatcaGATATTTGTGCTCTATGAAGTTATCAATCAGTGTGACATATATAAGTGCTCTATTTTCTCTTGCGCAACTGATAGAGCAAAAAATCCTATAAGGTATATAGTACTCATAACCTGTGATTTGGTATATTATCCATGGGACTAGTGGATAAAAAAATCCTTAGAAGTAGATAGTACAAGGTGTTTCatgaatacagtacagtatatgcatgtaAGATGCCACACATTTACTCCATAGCTTATTTTAGACTACACAAACCCATAAACACTTGCTGGCACTATATAGTTTCACTTGCAAGTAGTCAGTTTAATGTTCACAGGGTACGCTGAAATACTAGTGGTCCACGTGTCAGAAACGGCCAGTGTTACGTTTTCCAGTTGAGTAAGGATTAGCTACATGCTAATGCAGCCATACTGTGCCACTAAGACATGCTGGATGTTTGCTAAAGCGGATATTGCGTCATTCATCGTGTTCATGTAGCACCAGCACTCTGTTATTTCACAGTGAGCTTATACCTAGAGTTGATATTAGGTAGAATTCTGGTTTGTGGACATTTGTCCCAGCAAGATTTGCCTTAACAAGATCACTAAGCATTTTGTGAAACATTTCAGAGCAATACAATGCAAATACCAGAACGTTCATGAAGGAGTTATACTCTTTCAAGTCAATTCAAGCCTTAAAAATTGGTATTAAAGCATTGTAATTTCACCATTCGACATTTGTCATTTAGTCTTATGACAATTTAGTCATCTGTGGTAGTACATCCTTAAGAACTAGTTTGTTCTTGCAGTCTCGCTTCCACTGTTGAACATTAGAACCACAATGGAAAGAAGCAATTATCATCTGTGGATTTAGAATACCGCTGTGTACTAACCAGACACGACGTGATGCTGTGACATGCAATAGCAGTTATCTTTTCCATGTCCTACCCAGTCGTGACGGTGGTACATGGCGAGCTACAGTAGATTAACATGGAAAATATACATCGTGTTTCACACCATGTCTGGTTAGAATGCGGTGTAAAGGTTTTTAAGTTATCAGACGATAGAACCAGTAAGAAACCAAGTAAGAAAACAGATGTTGGAATTGTTTTGGAACATGTTCCTCTAAGACCAATCCCATTAGTTACTGCACTCCTGAAGAAATAATTTTCTAAAACTATATTCAGTTAACTTCACTTGGTTTCAAAAGTTAAACGTGGCTAATGTAGATTAGTTCACATCACTAATTTTTATGTGAATAACCTATTTGGAAATCGTAATTTTTGTTCAGcggtatacagtacattaactGTACACATTTTCCTAGAAAACGGGACTTGAGAATTTGCCTAACTGCTAATTTCTTTGTATTAGCTGGCTTGATCAATTCACCAAGTCTGCAACCTACAACTATACAAATACAAAGATAGATGTATTAGCTGTACGGCATATCTAACATTTATAATGGCGCAGGTTGCTGGttctaaaatacaattttagccGTCAGGGTAAGCACACACAGCTTATATTTGCGGGATATCTGGTGCAAATTATACAAACATTTAGCTATTTTTTGAAGGTTTATGGTTTAATCATAGTGCTGGGGTAGATAAATTGTCATTAAGACCAATTTACCAGTTTACAAGGGTCATTCGGGCAAAATATGTATGTAGCAGCAGTGGGCTGAGAGCGGGATTACACCACTGGTCTTTTTGTTGTTATTGACAATTTTGtgggtttttttaaatactaaagGCTACATCATGACCGATTAGCTATTCTGTGCCAATGCATCATCCTGTGTGTCTTTGATTTGTATGAAATAATTTCATCAGAAGGTTGTCGGACTTGTTATCGTCCGTTGAAGAATGTGTCAGATGGGTTTCAATTGTAAAAGATATCACTGCTAATTACCTCTTATAGCTCTCATTTGGGTGATATTGTGCAAGACAGCATATGGTAGTGACCATTTTCAGATTTATAGCATCAGAAACTGGGTTTGAAAGGCCTATGACGTGTTATGTCATAACACACAATCTATAGAGGGAAACGACACTAATACAATGAGATATTAGAATAACATTATGTCAAGGTAGCAACACTGATGGGATTGTCGGCCTTTTTTAGAGAATGTGACTCATCGTAATAGTAAAGTATGATTTCTTTGGTGTCTTTATTGGTGTCCGGTTAGGGGATAGGGACGCTCTTCTTTTGCCTTGCACTGTGTTTCGGTTTCAGACtactaattttttttttaatgatttttgttcTTTGTAACAAAAGAGTTTTGCACAACTCGTTTAGGGGGGGGCGGGGGGAGTGTGGTCTGGCACAACTCAATGATGCTAATGTTTTCTGATGACAATGGAGGACATAATAATCTTCGCACTAGACACAAATCACCCCATATGCTCACGTCCGCATTTTCATACCATTAACATAACTCGACAAATCATTGAATAGCTTTTACTCGAGtacattgtttttgtcttttgctACATCCACCCGCCAAGCAGGAGAAAAGGAAGTACAAAAACTGTTGAACTGATTTTAATGTGAATTTTTCTTGCCTCCTGTGTATATGTGTAATTACATGTGAATTGTATTGTAAATATGATATCTTTCACTTATATTTCTTAATGCATGAACAAAACAGGGCAGTTGCTAATAACAGCTAGCCTCGATGCTATCGGCATGGACAGCTTTTTGCAGCACAAGCATAACGAAACCTATctctgaaaaaagaaaaagaagaggaaaaaaatcacaaaagataccggttttgttttgcatgtcttacgTTTTTGGAAAggtttattttcataattttctatTCTGGAACTGGCCATTCACGTCACCCTCGCACACGAagaaaagtttttcttgttttcatgGACAGGCATTGAACCAAACACTGTAAACCTTTAATTAAATTAAGAACTTGAAAAGAAATGATGacaattataataatgataattctTTAAAGCTACCACAGCGGGAGAGCAATGgagaaaaaatgtaaagaatatgCACATTTTCATCCTCTCTTGCGTTTTATGTATCACATATGGTTTAGAGTAGATAAACACACCTAGATTCGAATAGACTACGCCTGCTTACATCTCGTCGAACAGAAGAGCCGGAGTTATGAAACCTTTACTGAGCAAATCAGAGTTTTTACAAATGTATGACCCGGTGATTTTGCTGTGCTggatttcttattttctttgcaACGGGATGATGTTCCTGAGACATTTAAACACAGCACACATGAGCAGAACTTCTAAGTAACCAGAAGTGAAAATCCTCCGAAAATTGGCAAATGTCTAGGGCAACTACTTTCATACTTGATTGATGGGAATTCAATCGCATTCAGtactgttttgtttcatttctagatgcctgtgtttgttgtattcttTAAAGGAATTGTTACTCTTAGCGTTGATGTTTTCTCATAGAAAGGAAATATATTTCTACTTTTCATCCTGCCCTGAAAGTAAAATGCATTCTGTTTTTTGTGTTGAACTGGTTTCGTTCACATAAAGATCTCGGTTTGATTCTGTTGAACTGTTGAGGTGTGATGAATTTTGATGATCCATTTGGGGATATGATTTGTCTTCA
The Triplophysa rosa linkage group LG19, Trosa_1v2, whole genome shotgun sequence genome window above contains:
- the gabrb4 gene encoding gamma-aminobutyric acid receptor subunit beta-4, which translates into the protein MLGPQEDKLCGIVSALAALSFVCFAQSTSTGSTGISVAKTTVDKLLKGYDIRLRPDFGGPPVIVGMSINIASIDSISEVNMDYTITMYFQQSWRDKRLAYSEMALNLTLDNRVADQLWLPDTYFLNDKKSFLHGVTVKNRMIRLHPDGTVLYGLRITTTAACMMDLRRYPLDEQNCTLEIESYGYTTDDIVFFWQGGDSAVTGVDKLELPQFSIVELRLVSREVRFTTGSYPRLSLSFRIKRNIGYFILQTYMPSILITILSWVSFWINYDASAARVALGVTTVLTMTTINTHLRETLPKIPYVKAIDVYLMGCFVFVFLALLEYAFVNYVFFGRGPQQQKKMNERLNKANNERPRYEEKRLREQDSLSVPFQSNTLRSYTQRRNLYLEEQRKVGVDAYGNILLTTLEMNNEVMPSDVGSSVSDSRNSVMSFDSSGVQFRKPMASRDGFSHHSLDRSAMRSRANCRLRRRSSKLKLKIPNLTDVSTIDKWSRIIFPITFGFFNLIYWLYYVN